ATTGAAATCTTCCAATGATTTACTTATTCCTGAACATGACAATGCTAATTGAGAAACTCAGAGTGGAACAAAttccaaaagaaggaaaaagatgcaaaaacATAAAAGAATCACAAGAATATAGTAAAAAAAAGCATTCACATAATGCATTATCTGATCAACATCTGGAGAGAATCAAGAAACGAACCTTGTTGGTGTGAAATTTTCACATCAATGTTTCTCCTTAAAGAGTTTGAAGCAAGTGCAAGGGGCACACCATGTTTATGGAGATGTTGCATAAGGCGATTAGCACCAGGAAGTGGTTTAGCTTTCAGCCACCTAAAACGAAACAATAATCTAAAATATACACTAAAGCCAAAGAAATCCCATACATGTAGAGGACCAAACAAAAAGTACCGATTCAAGGTATTTACTATCAAAATTCTGTACATAAGCAATGAAATGATTGAAGAATTATTGAACTGCTACTGCATGAACAATGTTTGCGATGATTTAGCTTCATGTCAAGCATATGAATCCTTTAAGCATATTTCATTTCATCTGCTTATCAGCAACAAACCATCACAAATCAATCTGATTGGTTTATCCAAGACTAATAATGTTTGCCTATTCACCTACTCTAGAATTTAAATGTGTTactcacacaatgaatcaaatGCTATACTACTGTCTGGTTATCCAGTCCACATGGACTTCATAAAATCTAAGTGAATATGACTTCAGAGCTCCCCTTATTGACATTAATATGttgggaaaaaaggaaaactttCCGTCTGAAAAGGCATTTCGTTTGGCTAACTAATAAGAAAAGGAAACTTTGCGTTGCAAAGTGGAATTCTTTCTCTATCCAATTGGCCTCATGACAGACTCTCAACAGAGGAGATCAACTACAATCATATTTCTGAATGTGCAATTAAGTACATTGTGTCGTCATTTTTAAAGAGACTTGCCAGGACGTAAGACCATGATCAATAAAGCACATTAAATAAACTAGCAATCACTCTATATATGCTAAAACAGCAATGCAGAGATACATCATTTTAAATTACTCCTGCTATACTTCCAAGTCAACCATCAATTACTCTTTTAACGTGTTGAAACTCAAGCAAATATTTTGACAACTATATAATAAGAAATTGACAGATGAAAGACTCACATTCCCTGATAGAGAGGCATAATTTCTTGGGTGAATTCTTCAGGTGTGAGTGGAAGATCATAGTCTTTGATAATTGCACCCACAGACTCTTTTTGAGTCATCCCCATTCTCCTATTCTCCTTCTCCTTATCTGCCACCTTCCCATACCTTGCCAGAAATTCCTTCATGATCCCCTCAGTAACTTGttctattgaaaaaaaaaaagccacaaAAATCAGAACCTCTTCTACCCACTAAATTCATTTCAAGAAATAGCTCGGGGTAAGACTCGAACTAGTTTTCAGGTCAATGTCCTTGCAAACTCAACCAAAACGGCTAAACAAAAGCTACAAAATTCAACTTTCATAGAAAGAAAACATGAGAATGAAGCATGAGGAGGAAGAAATATGACCTGTATTCAAAAGGGTCCCATCTAAATCAAAGATAACGGCCTTAATTTGAGTCTTTGTCGGGCGGAATGAAGAATGAAGATCACCCATAGTTGTATGCAAGAAATTGCAAGAATTTAATGCTTTGGCTAGTGATGACTGATGAGTTCTTATTATTGCGTGTGTGTTAGATGGGATGCTCTGGGATGAAATTGAGCACTGGGATGTGTGAAAAAGGAGGAGAATTTAAGAAGCAAAAATTGGGAAGAGGGATCAATTCCCATGGGTGCAATTGGGCAAGGTGCCAAATTGTCAATTAGCGTAGAGAACTTGATGGAGTCTACGTTGGAATAAGCCAGTAAGAGAAATCGGTTTGGTTCCCGCTTTTTTCTGCTATGAAGACAAACGATGGTGGGAGAAGTTAGTGTTGCTAATAAAATTTGTTTGTGAAGGGCTATGAACCAAAGGTGGGTCAATAATGGCATGCCCAAGAATGGTATTTTAGTGGTATATGCTGATGCGAAAAAAGATATCcaatttgttcatttattccatcaccatttttttttttttttgggtctagGGGATTTAATTGCGACCCCCAACCCAGCATCACCTTTTCTGTCCAATCTACACATCAATTTTTAACGGAACAAGAGAGGACCAATGTATCTGGTTGGACCGGTAGTGATTCAGTCATTTCCAAGTTGTTCTTAGATCTCTTCAGGCTCCCCCTTAGTATAAAATAGTGTAGGTTTATCGTGTCaggcgaaaaaaaaaaaaaagagagagagaagaccAATATGATTGGGATGTAGAACGATTTGGTATGATTGCTGTACTTTTTACATTATTTaatgtataattatattatattattatacTAAGAATAAAAGTACTATACATTAGAATACAACACCGTAATATATTTGTacattaaaattttaaacatCTACCACAAAAAACACAAATATACTGAGCCTTTGTTTGAATGGATCAGGGGCTCCTCCTATTGTATTGTCAGTGCAATTGCAAAATACAATTTATGGTCACAAATGAACGAACTGGACCGTCCAATACGAAAATTAATCAATAGCAGAAATGACGCTGAAACAGAACTTGTCAAATTGTACGTATCAAGTATCACATGCTGCATTTGATTATCCATTTCCTATCTTTTGTGGGGATAtaggaatttttataaaaaacGATACTAAACCAACTAGGAAATTCGCATGAAGTTTAACAATTTAATTGTAGTACTCCTATTAGGTTAGTGGAACATGacagctctttttttttttgataataaacATGACAGCTCTTTGGTACTCGGCCATTCTCTCTTAAATGTGAAATAGGAAGAAATGATCACTATTCCTAGATGCAGTACTCTATACAGAAAACTGACCAAAAGCAGCATGCCTTGAATGTATTTTGTTGTAGATAAAAAAACTTGAGAACTGATGGACTTGCATGTCCATATTAATGGATTCAAAGAGTAACTTCATGTTGTATTTTGTAACAATTTGAAAGGCAAATATGCAAGTTTTACTAGAGCATCCTTGATACAAAGTATATAATTTCTTGGAAGAAACAAGAAGAATTTTCAACACCTTGGGGTGCCTATCCAAATCCAACTTCGCCCATGCATCTGCCTCTCTGGCATCCAATGTCCAGCTTTAGAGAGGTCAGCGCATACATACATCATACTTAGTGAAGTTGGTGGAAGCGTAGAAATTATCACATTCAAATTGTTGTTCTTACAGAGTCTTTCATCTCAATTTTCAAGGCTTGCATTTCTTCCCAAAGCAGTTATTTTGCCATTGAATTCCACACATAGTAACTAAAAGAAAGTCCCAAAATTTAGGTGGCAATGAATTCATGATCTGACATGGCCCAATCCCATTAATTAATTAAGGAATGGACTAACTCCACTCTGACATGGCCCAATCCCATTGTCGCTTTCTCACCTTACatcttaaactttaattttgaACGCTTTAGGATCTCGATTTAGGACACTTTGCACCTAAAACTTTCAAATTTATCCTATTTAAATCTAATCAATGacaattttaacaaaattaacGGCATAGAGGATTCAACAAATCAATGACAATGTGCCGAAAGTGGTTAAAAGGTGCGCAGATATcgtaacaaaaataaaacaatacaTTTTCATCAATTTGCTCCATCTTTTATCTCGTTAATTTTGCTAACAATATTTAGAAATTGTGATCATATAAATCAATAACAATGTACTGAAAGTGGTCAAAAAAGCTAAGGAATTGTAGTTAGAACAAAACTATACATTGTCATTAATTTTTACTATTCTATATCTCATTAATTATGCTAATATAATTATTGCTTAGACTTAAATGAGACAAATTTGAGGGTCGATGGTGCAAAAGTGCAAAATGTtcaaaattaaagtttaaaatACAAAGTGAAAAGGTGATACAAGTTGAAGGGTACAAAGTGGAGTTAGTCCTTGAGGAATTTATGGTACTTGTAGTAAGGTGTACGTCAATCGaagatttgaaaagaagaaaaatgaaaaagtctTCTGGAAAACATTGAAGGGCCATCGGAACAATCTTATGGGACTATTGTGATATCCTCGAAAATCATTTGGCACTAGACTTATAGTTTCTGATGCAAAGAAATACTACAATTTAACAACGCAACACCCAAGAGACGCCACAGAACTGATTTGGTGCCGTCAGGTAAATTACAGATTCTTCTGAATGCCAGCATTCCACTTGAGGACGCATTTACTCCACCGTTGATATGAAAAGACGAATAACTATTCTGGGTTCATTTCTTGAGGGCCCAGGTGTCTGGACAGCATATTGTGAAACAGAAGATTTGCCAATGTTAATGGTCTCTGATGCAGAGCAGGAGACATTAAACTGCAACCGTTGATCACTGACTGTCTTGTCTCGCTCGTTTAATGTTGGACAACgcaattaactgcagaaaatctAGAAGTTCAACGGTTCTGATTTACAGTCGTGCATTCGGGGCACCGACCGCTTCCAGCATCTTTGTTTTGGGTAATGTATTACCTTTTTCAGTGACTACCTACATTTTCAGGTATGGAACATGGAGCGAAGCCACCTTTATACCTCAGTTCCTATTACCATCAAAACCCTTGCAAGTCTTCTCGTCATGTCTACTGGATCTTTTTCGCATTTACCTTCAATCCAAAAGCAGCTGCTTTACCCAATTGAAGAACATTTCCAGATCAAAGTTCCAGCTCCAGTTGTTCAGACCAACTCCATTAACATCAGGAATTTATTGCCTCCATCAAAACACATGCTTCTGCATCTCAGCAAAGAGGATGCAGGTCTCTTATTTAACTAAAACGTAAAAAAACCGAACCATACATAAGCTGTCCATGCATATGCAGAACTTGTCAATTGTAATGACATCAGATAAATGAAGTTTGAAAGGACGGCCAGAGCAGACATCATCACTCTTGCGGTTGAGGCAGTTGACTGAAACCACACTACCTACAGGCCAAACAATGCTCTAAAAATTGGTACACAATTTAGGGAGGAACCCTCCTGGGGATTCAAATCAAACCACATACAGACAATAAATTCCATGAACAAGCTATAACAAGACAACACAACACACATTTCTAGCGCATCCAATGACAACCAACAGTCCCTGTGCGTCTATGCCTCCGTCCCTTCTAATATTGTAGACTCGAGCATTCTGCTGCTTCACTGTAATGGACAGatgaaaattttatgaaaacATTTTGTCATTAACTCAACTGCACATGCTTTCAAAAGTAAACATTGTCATTGGGTATTCTCTAAACAATACATAAACTACCCACCTCAGCATCCTCGCCACCTTTGTTGGCACCATCGATCTTCTGTGCATCTTCTGTAGGAGTAACAAAGTAAAAAAATTGACGATCAGCATGTTATTAGGTGTATCAACAACCTTTTGACCATTAATGGAGTCAAGTTTAAACAACAGGTAATGTCAATCAGTCAAGACTTGCAAAAACCAAATAAGtatatataacatgtaaaaagAGACCCTTACAAGTCTGAGGTTAGTAGGGACTAGGGAAACAACCTCAAATTGAAAGGGCTGCTACCTCAGTGACAAAAATTCAAAGGCAACTACAAGGGGTTTCAAGAGAAATAATGTCTCTGGGCTTGAAAAGAAGATGGCAACTTGGACCAACCATGACTTAGTATATTAAACGTGAGAAACTTCTAATGCAAAACTTGCAGAATTTAGGAATCTCACACCATCAGAGGATTCCCAAGCACTGGTGCTCACCACATTAAGACCATCATCAATCAGGATGTGGCAGAAAATTCTCATGGCAAATGTTAGTTTGCTTTTACCAGTCACTGTGATTGTTAAGAGCTGTTGCCTGTTGATGGGTTTATTGAAGAGTTACTagaaaaaaattactgtagcaccTCTTTGGAGAAATATGTACCtaaaataaaaaggtggttCGAGAATGTATTTGAAGTTTTGCAAACAACCAAGTTATAGTCAAAGCAATCAAGAAAGTCTATTCAGGAATGGTTGCAAATGCTACAAACCATATTAAACAATGCATTCTCAGTTAACACAATCAGCCTAGTCTTACTTGCACGTTAAGTAAATGAATTTACCGTAGAACACATCATGATTCATTCTACATATGTATTCCCTCAATTAGAGACATACTTTCTTCATTAAGTGTCACTCTTAAGTACATAAGATTGACTCAATAAAGGGAATCAAAgagcaaaaaattttaaatggcTGGTAACGTAAAAAGAAGTATGACCATTTCAATTACAGctttaatttattcaaaaatcaatGCACTTTTGGGGGTTAAAATAAGTGCAATCAATGGACTTCATAGCAATGCTGTCGTATCATATAAATAACATTCAGATGCATCCTCCCTCCAACCAGTATATCAAAATTTAACGAAGAGAACAAAGTATGCAGCTAAGCCCTGACTTAATTACAAAAACTGCCCAGTATTCCCCCGACATTTTCTATGGTAAGAAACCTACATCCATATAGCACTGAAAAGTAAACCAAAACCTGTCTCCCAAATGGGATTTATGAAAACAAATGAGAATTCCGGATGTCAAGACAAACAAAAGGAAGGACAAGCAATAAAAGATATCCAACTGCAAAACCACGTAGCACTCAATAAGAGTCATGCACATATCACAGATTCATAACAGCTTTTATGCTTACCTGCATCCTCGGGGATATCAGAGGTCCACAGGGTAAGGTTGTCCCTAAGAAGTTGCATGATCAACGTACTATCTTTGTAAGACTCTTCATTAAGGCTATCCAGCTCCGAAATTGCTTCATCAAATGCTTGCTTGGCAAGGTGACAAGCCCTGGCATGAAAAATTATAGTCATAATCTGAAAAATCAACATGTGGACAGAGTAAATTAAATCAAATGTGATCGCAAACAACAAACCTCTCAGGAGAATTCATGATCTCATAATAGAAGACAGAAAAATTCAAAGCCAAACCCAATCTAATGGGATGAGTAGGAGGTAAACCAGATTCTGCAGCACTGGTAGCAGCCTGAAAGcatgtttgaaaaaaaaataaggagaGAGACCATTGTTCAACCTTATCAAAAAGATTGGAAAGCAAAGAAAAACAGAATAAATACATCATTCAGGTAGACTACCAAAAGGGACAGGAAAAGGAAGTTACTGTTAAAAGTAATGACAAATAAACAGTCTCTCAAGTATCAGACATCACAACTTAAGCTTGCAAATCAGAAGATTTCAGAAAGCATTGGACATTATTTGTCAAACTGACAACCAATCAAGCAGTAAACGCACCACTTACTTTGAATGCAACATATCCATCCTCATTTAACTGACATGTAACGCACAAAATGAATACAAGATTGCAAGTGAATAATTCACCTCATATGCTTTAAGCGAAAGATCAGCAACCTCTTTTCTGTCATTACCACTCTTGAACTCTGCAAGATACCTGTAATAATCCCCTTTCCTGCAAGAAATAGCTACTCTTTAGATACATTCAAACAGCAAAAGTACACAAGGATGGAAAAACTTTGATTAAAACACCAGAAAAAAGTTATCAAACAGCTAAAAAAACAATGTTCAGCCCCTCACATCTTATAGTAAAACACTGATGATTCCCCGGCTGTGCATGAGGGAATGAGATGCTCATCGATCACTGCCATGATATCGCTACAAATATCCGTCAGCTCATTCTCGACCTTTTGCCTATATTCCTTTATCCGCTTCACATTCTGCTCGTTTCCTCTTGACTCCTCTTTCTGCTCAATGGAAGATAAAATCCTCCAGGAAGCCCTCCGTGCTCCAATGACATTTTTGTACCCCACAGACAGCAAATTTCTCTCCTCCACTGTCAACTCCACATCCATCTTTGCCACCTTTTTCATTGCATCCACCATCTCTGTCATCAATTCACCCCAACTTTTAACTCAAAAAACCTGACAAACAGCTAAACTGAAATAGAGAAACAGGGCCTAAAAGTTTTGCATTTTACTTAAATTTTTATCGACTCACTTACACTTGGAAAACAGAAAATGcggaaaaaataaacaaaagaaaaaacgtTAAgatctttttctcttctttttagtttttcaaTTCGTTTCAATTTCTCATAAAGACTTAATCTTTATGGTGACCTGAACGGACAGATAAAAGAGGTAGTTGAtccaataaaaaaatgaaaaaaatcaaaCACAAACATAAACAAAGCATTAAAAATAAATAGTTCAGTATCAGCAAAAAATAAGAAACTAAACAAAACCCACAAGTTATTTCCCGCGAAAAATCCGAAAGacaaaaagaataaataaaaatcaacaTCACTTCAACACTGAGCCCACCATTTCCTACCAGAAACAAcagtaaataaaaaattaaaaatttgacaAACTTCACATAAAAATTGAGAAACTCAAATTCTGAATAAGATCTAAAGATAGTCAAGTTAGTGAGTGAAATTTTTACCATCGTAGCGCTCAGCTTGCTCGGCGAGTTTGGCAACGTAGACGAAGTTTTCACGTTCTTTAGCAGCTGCCATGGCCGATCTATAAGAAAATCAAAGGTTTTTTCacctttaattttttaattttttattttttggggggTGGCAAGCTTGACTGGGGTTCAGGTGATGAAGTGAGAGAAAAGGcaaattttctctctcttgagAAGTTCTTACTCCGCTTCTATTTTTCGGCAGACGGAAATAGagtgagaaaagagagaaaacgaAGAGAAAATGGAAATACCTGATAAGGGCTCGTCAAAAGTTTTTGCTAATTGCTATTATCCCCTCCTACTATTTCAACGTCTTATTTTATGACCATCTCAATTGGCAGTCAAAATTATATAGGAGTAATATTTTATTCAATTATGGTAAACTTTTAGAAAATTGCAAGAGAATTTTCCCTCCGAGAATGTGTCAATTTGGAGTGATAAAAAAGGTATcctgtatatttattttatgtttattaataaaaggcatttttttGAGTCCTTTCTCTCGGTTAATTCTTGGTTGAAGGTAGAAATTTCTAGTTACAAGAGATTAATTTTAGGAGAACATAAAATCTATGAAAGTCATTAGAAAAACCTCTAAACTAAAACAATGAACCGTCAAATCTCCA
Above is a genomic segment from Coffea eugenioides isolate CCC68of chromosome 5, Ceug_1.0, whole genome shotgun sequence containing:
- the LOC113770032 gene encoding 14-3-3 protein 9, which codes for MAAAKERENFVYVAKLAEQAERYDEMVDAMKKVAKMDVELTVEERNLLSVGYKNVIGARRASWRILSSIEQKEESRGNEQNVKRIKEYRQKVENELTDICSDIMAVIDEHLIPSCTAGESSVFYYKMKGDYYRYLAEFKSGNDRKEVADLSLKAYEAATSAAESGLPPTHPIRLGLALNFSVFYYEIMNSPERACHLAKQAFDEAISELDSLNEESYKDSTLIMQLLRDNLTLWTSDIPEDAEDAQKIDGANKGGEDAE